A single genomic interval of Mangifera indica cultivar Alphonso chromosome 5, CATAS_Mindica_2.1, whole genome shotgun sequence harbors:
- the LOC123216108 gene encoding SPX domain-containing protein 3 produces the protein MKFGKRLQQQIQESLPGWRDKFLCYKKLKKLLKLMVTSTPPLLNGSLEFLKAEAEFVYLLNNEIDKLNAFFMEQEEDFVIKHKELQHRIQSVIDAWGPGETHLTDTDYKEEIGKIRKEIVNFHGEMVLLLNYSNINYTGLAKILKKYDKQTGGLLRSPFIQKVLKQPFFTTDLLSKLIKECENTIDTVFPVEAEDDEEGKKERREGIRVTGEGIFRNTVAALLTMQEMRSGSSTYGHYSLPPLSLPDTEIIQSLQLNSPIPIL, from the exons ATGAAGTTCGGCAAGCGATTACAGCAACAGATTCAGGAATCATTGCCCGGTTGGCGTGATAAGTTTTTGTGTTATAAGAAATTGAAGAAGCTTCTGAAACTGATGGTTACTTCCACTCCTCCATTGTTGAATGGATCGCTGGAATTTTTGAAGGCAGAGGCTGAGTTTGTGTATTTGTTGAACAATGAGATCGACAAGCTGAATGCGTTTTTCATGGAGCAAGAAGAGGATTTCGTTATCAAGCATAAG GAATTGCAACACAGGATTCAGAGTGTGATTGATGCTTGGGGGCCTGGCGAAACCCATCTGACAGATACTGATTATAAAGAGGAGATAGGGAAGATCAGGAAAGAGATTGTGAATTTTCATGGAGAAATGGTGCTCTTACTCAACTACAGCAATATCAATTACACAG GATTGGCTAAGATCTTGAAGAAATACGACAAGCAAACAGGCGGATTATTGCGCTCGCCATTCATTCAGAAAGTGCTGAAGCAGCCTTTTTTCACAACTGATCTTCTTTCGAAACTCATAAAGGAATGTGAAAACACGATAGATACAGTGTTCCCAGTTGAAGCAGAAGATGACGAAGaagggaaaaaggaaagaagagaaGGAATAAGAGTGACAGGAGAAGGAATATTTAGGAATACAGTTGCAGCATTACTGACAATGCAAGAGATGAGAAGTGGGAGCTCTACTTACGGCCATTACTCTCTTCCTCCTCTCAGCTTGCCAGACACTGAGATAATTCAGTCACTCCAGCTCAACTCACCCATACCCATTCTCTAG